The following are encoded in a window of Camelus ferus isolate YT-003-E chromosome 20, BCGSAC_Cfer_1.0, whole genome shotgun sequence genomic DNA:
- the ZNF451 gene encoding E3 SUMO-protein ligase ZNF451 isoform X1, whose amino-acid sequence MGDPGPEIIESVPPAGPEASESPADENEDDIQFVSEGPLRPVLEYIDLVSSDDEEPSTSRSDGNVAHKDHIDHQKDKVALTLARLARHVEVEKQQKEEKNRAFREKVDFQHAHGLQELEFIRGHSDTEAARLCVDQWLKMPGLKAGTINSGTKSSFRRGGQIRVSGKPISCPIMHCNKEFDNGHLLLGHLKRFDHSPCDPTITLHGPFISSFACVVCYKNFVTQQQYRDHLFAKEAADDGHKNNLLPQIIQCFACPNCFLLFSSKDECLKHMSGKNHFHQSFKLGDDKGLAHPISFPSFAKKLLISLCKDVPFQVRCVACHQTLRSHMELTAHFRVRCRNAGPVAVAEKSIAQVAEKFILRGYCLHCNHVFVDETSTRNHKQNSGHTVRVITSMEESVLLYCHSSEGSRPQSDLNLLQDPSKFSSLKRTMSVQNSSSQDCSTIPKKKMNLGGKSHEGVVSVQRAKPAVKAWFCECRQRFPSEDAVEKHVFSANTMCYKCVVCGKVCEDSGVIRLHMSRIHGGAHLNNFLFWCRTCKKELRRKEAIMAHVTEFHNGHRYFYETDEEEGETLPPSSAASVSGLTAESPSSVTIADHSRASSPPRGKWQCRICEDMFDSQDAARQHCMSLASHQFHRYSCAHCKKTFHKRETLSRHCQDEHDSEVQSRSFCGLCDLTFDAEEAFLSHYKERHSTDYVFVSEKTAVSIKTESDFPVAETSGLLTCGCRESYICKVNRKEDYGRCLQAMLDKGRLWFRCGLCSATAQNVADLNVHVQQAHGGERGAEAGGPWFTIKCGTCTKAFQDPESAQQHFHRKHCFLQKPSLAHFGSEKASPYTFAAGASRPERKPKPAVSHPKNSEPEPGAESERGSQSVDEDIELPDLDYLRTMTHIVFVDFDNWSNFFGHLPGHLNQGTFIWGFQGGNTNWKPPVNCKIYNYLNRIGCFFLHPRCSKRKDAADFAICMHAGRLDEQLPKQIPFTILSGDQGFLELENQFKKTQRPAHILNPHHLEGDMMCALLNSISDTTKGGNTSVDRDIRRLLVPYMNVQSLGRKVSHLCLVGRGQSVTVMITWV is encoded by the exons GGTAATGTTGCGCATAAAGACCACATCGACCATCAGAAGGACAAAGTTGCTTTAACCCTGGCTCGTCTAGCCCGCCATGTCGAagtggagaagcagcagaaagaagagaagaacagAGCATTCAGG GAAAAAGTCGATTTTCAGCATGCCCATGGGTTACAAGAATTGGAATTTATTCGAGGACATTCTGATACTGAAGCAGCAAGACTGTGTGTGGACCAGTGGTTAAAAATGCCAG GACTCAAAGCAGGCACAATTAATTCTGGAACAAAAAGTTCATTCCGAAGAGGAGGCCAAATACGAGTGTCTGGGAAACCAATTTCATGTCCCATAATGCACTGTAACAAGGAATTTGATAATGGGCACCTTCTCTTAGGACATTTGAAAAG GTTTGATCACTCTCCGTGTGATCCAACAATTACGCTACATGGACCCTTCATCAGCTCCTTTGCCTGTGTAGTCTGTTATAAAAATTTCGTTACTCAGCAGCAATACAGGGATCACCTTTTTGCTAAG GAAGCTGCAGATGATGGACATAAAAACAACCTTCTTCCTCAGATTATTCAGTGTTTTGCGTGTCCAAATTGCTTCCTCCTTTTTAGCAGCAAGGATGAGTGTTTGAAGCATATGTCTGGGAAGAATCATTTCCATCAGAGTTTTAAACTGGGTG aTGACAAGGGACTGGCACACCCAATATCATTTCCATCTTTTGCAAAGAAACTCTTGATCTCTCTGTGCAAAGACGTCCCATTTCAAGTCAGGTGTGTGGCCTGCCACCAGACGCTGCGTTCCCACATGGAGCTCACGGCCCATTTCAG AGTTCGTTGTCGAAATGCTGGTCCTGTAGCTGTGGCTGAGAAGAGCATTGCTCAGGTGGCAGAGAAATTCATATTACGAGGCTATTGTCTACATTGCAACCATGTCTTTGTGGACGAAACCAGTACCCGGAATCACAAACAGAATTCAGGACACACAGTCCGAGTCATCACCTCGATGGAAGAGTCAGTCCTGCTTTACTGCCACAGCAGCGAAGGGAGCAGACCCCAGTCTGACTTGAACCTGTTGCAAGATCCATCCAAGTTTTCATCACTTAAAAGAACTATGTCAGTTCAAAACTCTAGCTCACAAGATTGCAGCACCATTCCaaaaaagaagatgaatttaGGAGGTAAAAGCCATGAAGGTGTGGTTTCTGTTCAGCGGGCAAAGCCAGCTGTTAAGGCCTGGTTTTGTGAATGCCGTCAACGGTTCCCAAGTGAGGATGCAGTAGAAAAGCACGTGTTCTCAGCAAACACCATGTGTTACAAGTGTGTGGTCTGTGGGAAGGTGTGTGAAGATTCAGGAGTCATCCGTTTACATATGAGCCGCATCCATGGAGGGgcacatttaaataattttcttttctggtgtCGGACATGCAAAAAGGAGTTAAGGAGGAAAGAGGCGATAATGGCACATGTGACCGAGTTTCATAATGGACACAGGTACTTCTATGAGACggatgaggaggaaggggagactcTGCCACCGTCCTCCGCAGCGTCGGTGAGCGGTTTGACTGCGGAGAGTCCTTCATCTGTCACCATTGCGGATCACTCCCGGGCAAGCAGCCCCCCAAGGGGTAAGTGGCAGTGCCGGATCTGTGAAGATATGTTCGATTCCCAGGACGCTGCGAGACAGCACTGCATGTCTTTGGCAAGTCACCAGTTTCACAGGTACAGCTGTGCCCACTGCAAGAAGACGTTCCACAAGAGGGAGACGCTGTCCCGGCACTGCCAGGACGAGCACGACAGCGAGGTGCAGAGCCGCTCTTTCTGCGGGCTCTGCGACCTGACCTTTGACGCGGAGGAAGCTTTTCTGAGTCATTACAAGGAGCGGCACAGCACAGATTATGTGTTTGTGTCGGAGAAAACGGCCGTGTCGATTAAAACCGAGAGCGACTTCCCGGTGGCGGAGACCAGCGGCCTGCTGACCTGCGGCTGCCGTGAGAGCTACATCTGCAAAGTGAACAGGAAGGAGGACTACGGCCGGTGCCTCCAGGCCATGCTGGACAAAGGCCGGCTGTGGTTTCGCTGCGGCCTGTGTTCGGCGACAGCGCAGAACGTGGCCGACCTGAACGTGCACGTGCAGCAGGCGCACGGCGGGGAGCGGGGCGCCGAGGCCGGGGGGCCGTGGTTCACGATCAAGTGCGGCACGTGCACCAAGGCCTTCCAGGACCCGGAGAGCGCGCAGCAGCACTTCCACAGGAAGCACTGCTTCCTCCAGAAGCCCAGCCTGGCGCACTTCGGCTCGGAGAAGGCAAGCCCGTACACGTTTGCCGCCGGTGCCTCCCGTCCAGAGAGAAAACCCAAGCCGGCGGTGAGCCACCCAAAGAATTCAGAGCCGGAGCCGGGAGCCGAGAGTGAGCGAGGCAGCCAGAGTGTAG ACGAAGACATTGAGCTTCCAGATTTGGATTACCTGCGGACCATGACGCACATAGTCTTTGTAGACTTCGATAACTGGTCAAACTTTTTTGGTCATCTACCAGGGCATCTGAACCAAGGAACATTTATCTGGGGCTTTCAAG gAGGAAACACCAACTGGAAGCCTCCAGTCAACTGTAAGATCTATAATTACCTGAACAGGATCGGCTGCTTCTTCCTCCATCCTCGCTGTAGTAAGAGGAAAGACGCTGCGGACTTTGCCATATGTATGCAT GCTGGCCGTCTAGATGAGCAGCTACCCAAGCAGATTCCTTTCACCATCCTCTCAGGAGATCAAGGCTTTCTGGAGCTAGAGAATCAATTTAAGAAGACTCAGAGGCCAGCACATATACTCAACCCTCACCACTTAGAGGGAGATATGATGTGTGCCTTGTTAAATAGCATATCTGACACCACCAAAG GAGGTAATACCTCAGTAGACAGGGATATTCGGAGGTTGCTGGTTCCATACATGAATGTCCAGTCCCTTGGCCGTAAGGTCTCACATCTCTGCTTGGTAGGGAGGGGACAG AGTGTGACAGTGATGATAACCTGGGTGTAG
- the ZNF451 gene encoding E3 SUMO-protein ligase ZNF451 isoform X3 codes for MGDPGPEIIESVPPAGPEASESPADENEDDIQFVSEGPLRPVLEYIDLVSSDDEEPSTSRSDGNVAHKDHIDHQKDKVALTLARLARHVEVEKQQKEEKNRAFREKVDFQHAHGLQELEFIRGHSDTEAARLCVDQWLKMPGLKAGTINSGTKSSFRRGGQIRVSGKPISCPIMHCNKEFDNGHLLLGHLKRFDHSPCDPTITLHGPFISSFACVVCYKNFVTQQQYRDHLFAKEAADDGHKNNLLPQIIQCFACPNCFLLFSSKDECLKHMSGKNHFHQSFKLGDDKGLAHPISFPSFAKKLLISLCKDVPFQVRCVACHQTLRSHMELTAHFRVRCRNAGPVAVAEKSIAQVAEKFILRGYCLHCNHVFVDETSTRNHKQNSGHTVRVITSMEESVLLYCHSSEGSRPQSDLNLLQDPSKFSSLKRTMSVQNSSSQDCSTIPKKKMNLGGKSHEGVVSVQRAKPAVKAWFCECRQRFPSEDAVEKHVFSANTMCYKCVVCGKVCEDSGVIRLHMSRIHGGAHLNNFLFWCRTCKKELRRKEAIMAHVTEFHNGHRYFYETDEEEGETLPPSSAASVSGLTAESPSSVTIADHSRASSPPRGKWQCRICEDMFDSQDAARQHCMSLASHQFHRYSCAHCKKTFHKRETLSRHCQDEHDSEVQSRSFCGLCDLTFDAEEAFLSHYKERHSTDYVFVSEKTAVSIKTESDFPVAETSGLLTCGCRESYICKVNRKEDYGRCLQAMLDKGRLWFRCGLCSATAQNVADLNVHVQQAHGGERGAEAGGPWFTIKCGTCTKAFQDPESAQQHFHRKHCFLQKPSLAHFGSEKASPYTFAAGASRPERKPKPAVSHPKNSEPEPGAESERGSQSVDEDIELPDLDYLRTMTHIVFVDFDNWSNFFGHLPGHLNQGTFIWGFQGGNTNWKPPVNCKIYNYLNRIGCFFLHPRCSKRKDAADFAICMHAGRLDEQLPKQIPFTILSGDQGFLELENQFKKTQRPAHILNPHHLEGDMMCALLNSISDTTKDVELEEAIRRSLEEM; via the exons GGTAATGTTGCGCATAAAGACCACATCGACCATCAGAAGGACAAAGTTGCTTTAACCCTGGCTCGTCTAGCCCGCCATGTCGAagtggagaagcagcagaaagaagagaagaacagAGCATTCAGG GAAAAAGTCGATTTTCAGCATGCCCATGGGTTACAAGAATTGGAATTTATTCGAGGACATTCTGATACTGAAGCAGCAAGACTGTGTGTGGACCAGTGGTTAAAAATGCCAG GACTCAAAGCAGGCACAATTAATTCTGGAACAAAAAGTTCATTCCGAAGAGGAGGCCAAATACGAGTGTCTGGGAAACCAATTTCATGTCCCATAATGCACTGTAACAAGGAATTTGATAATGGGCACCTTCTCTTAGGACATTTGAAAAG GTTTGATCACTCTCCGTGTGATCCAACAATTACGCTACATGGACCCTTCATCAGCTCCTTTGCCTGTGTAGTCTGTTATAAAAATTTCGTTACTCAGCAGCAATACAGGGATCACCTTTTTGCTAAG GAAGCTGCAGATGATGGACATAAAAACAACCTTCTTCCTCAGATTATTCAGTGTTTTGCGTGTCCAAATTGCTTCCTCCTTTTTAGCAGCAAGGATGAGTGTTTGAAGCATATGTCTGGGAAGAATCATTTCCATCAGAGTTTTAAACTGGGTG aTGACAAGGGACTGGCACACCCAATATCATTTCCATCTTTTGCAAAGAAACTCTTGATCTCTCTGTGCAAAGACGTCCCATTTCAAGTCAGGTGTGTGGCCTGCCACCAGACGCTGCGTTCCCACATGGAGCTCACGGCCCATTTCAG AGTTCGTTGTCGAAATGCTGGTCCTGTAGCTGTGGCTGAGAAGAGCATTGCTCAGGTGGCAGAGAAATTCATATTACGAGGCTATTGTCTACATTGCAACCATGTCTTTGTGGACGAAACCAGTACCCGGAATCACAAACAGAATTCAGGACACACAGTCCGAGTCATCACCTCGATGGAAGAGTCAGTCCTGCTTTACTGCCACAGCAGCGAAGGGAGCAGACCCCAGTCTGACTTGAACCTGTTGCAAGATCCATCCAAGTTTTCATCACTTAAAAGAACTATGTCAGTTCAAAACTCTAGCTCACAAGATTGCAGCACCATTCCaaaaaagaagatgaatttaGGAGGTAAAAGCCATGAAGGTGTGGTTTCTGTTCAGCGGGCAAAGCCAGCTGTTAAGGCCTGGTTTTGTGAATGCCGTCAACGGTTCCCAAGTGAGGATGCAGTAGAAAAGCACGTGTTCTCAGCAAACACCATGTGTTACAAGTGTGTGGTCTGTGGGAAGGTGTGTGAAGATTCAGGAGTCATCCGTTTACATATGAGCCGCATCCATGGAGGGgcacatttaaataattttcttttctggtgtCGGACATGCAAAAAGGAGTTAAGGAGGAAAGAGGCGATAATGGCACATGTGACCGAGTTTCATAATGGACACAGGTACTTCTATGAGACggatgaggaggaaggggagactcTGCCACCGTCCTCCGCAGCGTCGGTGAGCGGTTTGACTGCGGAGAGTCCTTCATCTGTCACCATTGCGGATCACTCCCGGGCAAGCAGCCCCCCAAGGGGTAAGTGGCAGTGCCGGATCTGTGAAGATATGTTCGATTCCCAGGACGCTGCGAGACAGCACTGCATGTCTTTGGCAAGTCACCAGTTTCACAGGTACAGCTGTGCCCACTGCAAGAAGACGTTCCACAAGAGGGAGACGCTGTCCCGGCACTGCCAGGACGAGCACGACAGCGAGGTGCAGAGCCGCTCTTTCTGCGGGCTCTGCGACCTGACCTTTGACGCGGAGGAAGCTTTTCTGAGTCATTACAAGGAGCGGCACAGCACAGATTATGTGTTTGTGTCGGAGAAAACGGCCGTGTCGATTAAAACCGAGAGCGACTTCCCGGTGGCGGAGACCAGCGGCCTGCTGACCTGCGGCTGCCGTGAGAGCTACATCTGCAAAGTGAACAGGAAGGAGGACTACGGCCGGTGCCTCCAGGCCATGCTGGACAAAGGCCGGCTGTGGTTTCGCTGCGGCCTGTGTTCGGCGACAGCGCAGAACGTGGCCGACCTGAACGTGCACGTGCAGCAGGCGCACGGCGGGGAGCGGGGCGCCGAGGCCGGGGGGCCGTGGTTCACGATCAAGTGCGGCACGTGCACCAAGGCCTTCCAGGACCCGGAGAGCGCGCAGCAGCACTTCCACAGGAAGCACTGCTTCCTCCAGAAGCCCAGCCTGGCGCACTTCGGCTCGGAGAAGGCAAGCCCGTACACGTTTGCCGCCGGTGCCTCCCGTCCAGAGAGAAAACCCAAGCCGGCGGTGAGCCACCCAAAGAATTCAGAGCCGGAGCCGGGAGCCGAGAGTGAGCGAGGCAGCCAGAGTGTAG ACGAAGACATTGAGCTTCCAGATTTGGATTACCTGCGGACCATGACGCACATAGTCTTTGTAGACTTCGATAACTGGTCAAACTTTTTTGGTCATCTACCAGGGCATCTGAACCAAGGAACATTTATCTGGGGCTTTCAAG gAGGAAACACCAACTGGAAGCCTCCAGTCAACTGTAAGATCTATAATTACCTGAACAGGATCGGCTGCTTCTTCCTCCATCCTCGCTGTAGTAAGAGGAAAGACGCTGCGGACTTTGCCATATGTATGCAT GCTGGCCGTCTAGATGAGCAGCTACCCAAGCAGATTCCTTTCACCATCCTCTCAGGAGATCAAGGCTTTCTGGAGCTAGAGAATCAATTTAAGAAGACTCAGAGGCCAGCACATATACTCAACCCTCACCACTTAGAGGGAGATATGATGTGTGCCTTGTTAAATAGCATATCTGACACCACCAAAG
- the ZNF451 gene encoding E3 SUMO-protein ligase ZNF451 isoform X2, whose product MGDPGPEIIESVPPAGPEASESPADENEDDIQFVSEGPLRPVLEYIDLVSSDDEEPSTSRSDGNVAHKDHIDHQKDKVALTLARLARHVEVEKQQKEEKNRAFREKVDFQHAHGLQELEFIRGHSDTEAARLCVDQWLKMPGLKAGTINSGTKSSFRRGGQIRVSGKPISCPIMHCNKEFDNGHLLLGHLKRFDHSPCDPTITLHGPFISSFACVVCYKNFVTQQQYRDHLFAKEAADDGHKNNLLPQIIQCFACPNCFLLFSSKDECLKHMSGKNHFHQSFKLGDDKGLAHPISFPSFAKKLLISLCKDVPFQVRCVACHQTLRSHMELTAHFRVRCRNAGPVAVAEKSIAQVAEKFILRGYCLHCNHVFVDETSTRNHKQNSGHTVRVITSMEESVLLYCHSSEGSRPQSDLNLLQDPSKFSSLKRTMSVQNSSSQDCSTIPKKKMNLGGKSHEGVVSVQRAKPAVKAWFCECRQRFPSEDAVEKHVFSANTMCYKCVVCGKVCEDSGVIRLHMSRIHGGAHLNNFLFWCRTCKKELRRKEAIMAHVTEFHNGHRYFYETDEEEGETLPPSSAASVSGLTAESPSSVTIADHSRASSPPRGKWQCRICEDMFDSQDAARQHCMSLASHQFHRYSCAHCKKTFHKRETLSRHCQDEHDSEVQSRSFCGLCDLTFDAEEAFLSHYKERHSTDYVFVSEKTAVSIKTESDFPVAETSGLLTCGCRESYICKVNRKEDYGRCLQAMLDKGRLWFRCGLCSATAQNVADLNVHVQQAHGGERGAEAGGPWFTIKCGTCTKAFQDPESAQQHFHRKHCFLQKPSLAHFGSEKASPYTFAAGASRPERKPKPAVSHPKNSEPEPGAESERGSQSVDEDIELPDLDYLRTMTHIVFVDFDNWSNFFGHLPGHLNQGTFIWGFQGGNTNWKPPVNCKIYNYLNRIGCFFLHPRCSKRKDAADFAICMHAGRLDEQLPKQIPFTILSGDQGFLELENQFKKTQRPAHILNPHHLEGDMMCALLNSISDTTKECDSDDNLGVESASVGEEFRSAEDVELEEAIRRSLEEM is encoded by the exons GGTAATGTTGCGCATAAAGACCACATCGACCATCAGAAGGACAAAGTTGCTTTAACCCTGGCTCGTCTAGCCCGCCATGTCGAagtggagaagcagcagaaagaagagaagaacagAGCATTCAGG GAAAAAGTCGATTTTCAGCATGCCCATGGGTTACAAGAATTGGAATTTATTCGAGGACATTCTGATACTGAAGCAGCAAGACTGTGTGTGGACCAGTGGTTAAAAATGCCAG GACTCAAAGCAGGCACAATTAATTCTGGAACAAAAAGTTCATTCCGAAGAGGAGGCCAAATACGAGTGTCTGGGAAACCAATTTCATGTCCCATAATGCACTGTAACAAGGAATTTGATAATGGGCACCTTCTCTTAGGACATTTGAAAAG GTTTGATCACTCTCCGTGTGATCCAACAATTACGCTACATGGACCCTTCATCAGCTCCTTTGCCTGTGTAGTCTGTTATAAAAATTTCGTTACTCAGCAGCAATACAGGGATCACCTTTTTGCTAAG GAAGCTGCAGATGATGGACATAAAAACAACCTTCTTCCTCAGATTATTCAGTGTTTTGCGTGTCCAAATTGCTTCCTCCTTTTTAGCAGCAAGGATGAGTGTTTGAAGCATATGTCTGGGAAGAATCATTTCCATCAGAGTTTTAAACTGGGTG aTGACAAGGGACTGGCACACCCAATATCATTTCCATCTTTTGCAAAGAAACTCTTGATCTCTCTGTGCAAAGACGTCCCATTTCAAGTCAGGTGTGTGGCCTGCCACCAGACGCTGCGTTCCCACATGGAGCTCACGGCCCATTTCAG AGTTCGTTGTCGAAATGCTGGTCCTGTAGCTGTGGCTGAGAAGAGCATTGCTCAGGTGGCAGAGAAATTCATATTACGAGGCTATTGTCTACATTGCAACCATGTCTTTGTGGACGAAACCAGTACCCGGAATCACAAACAGAATTCAGGACACACAGTCCGAGTCATCACCTCGATGGAAGAGTCAGTCCTGCTTTACTGCCACAGCAGCGAAGGGAGCAGACCCCAGTCTGACTTGAACCTGTTGCAAGATCCATCCAAGTTTTCATCACTTAAAAGAACTATGTCAGTTCAAAACTCTAGCTCACAAGATTGCAGCACCATTCCaaaaaagaagatgaatttaGGAGGTAAAAGCCATGAAGGTGTGGTTTCTGTTCAGCGGGCAAAGCCAGCTGTTAAGGCCTGGTTTTGTGAATGCCGTCAACGGTTCCCAAGTGAGGATGCAGTAGAAAAGCACGTGTTCTCAGCAAACACCATGTGTTACAAGTGTGTGGTCTGTGGGAAGGTGTGTGAAGATTCAGGAGTCATCCGTTTACATATGAGCCGCATCCATGGAGGGgcacatttaaataattttcttttctggtgtCGGACATGCAAAAAGGAGTTAAGGAGGAAAGAGGCGATAATGGCACATGTGACCGAGTTTCATAATGGACACAGGTACTTCTATGAGACggatgaggaggaaggggagactcTGCCACCGTCCTCCGCAGCGTCGGTGAGCGGTTTGACTGCGGAGAGTCCTTCATCTGTCACCATTGCGGATCACTCCCGGGCAAGCAGCCCCCCAAGGGGTAAGTGGCAGTGCCGGATCTGTGAAGATATGTTCGATTCCCAGGACGCTGCGAGACAGCACTGCATGTCTTTGGCAAGTCACCAGTTTCACAGGTACAGCTGTGCCCACTGCAAGAAGACGTTCCACAAGAGGGAGACGCTGTCCCGGCACTGCCAGGACGAGCACGACAGCGAGGTGCAGAGCCGCTCTTTCTGCGGGCTCTGCGACCTGACCTTTGACGCGGAGGAAGCTTTTCTGAGTCATTACAAGGAGCGGCACAGCACAGATTATGTGTTTGTGTCGGAGAAAACGGCCGTGTCGATTAAAACCGAGAGCGACTTCCCGGTGGCGGAGACCAGCGGCCTGCTGACCTGCGGCTGCCGTGAGAGCTACATCTGCAAAGTGAACAGGAAGGAGGACTACGGCCGGTGCCTCCAGGCCATGCTGGACAAAGGCCGGCTGTGGTTTCGCTGCGGCCTGTGTTCGGCGACAGCGCAGAACGTGGCCGACCTGAACGTGCACGTGCAGCAGGCGCACGGCGGGGAGCGGGGCGCCGAGGCCGGGGGGCCGTGGTTCACGATCAAGTGCGGCACGTGCACCAAGGCCTTCCAGGACCCGGAGAGCGCGCAGCAGCACTTCCACAGGAAGCACTGCTTCCTCCAGAAGCCCAGCCTGGCGCACTTCGGCTCGGAGAAGGCAAGCCCGTACACGTTTGCCGCCGGTGCCTCCCGTCCAGAGAGAAAACCCAAGCCGGCGGTGAGCCACCCAAAGAATTCAGAGCCGGAGCCGGGAGCCGAGAGTGAGCGAGGCAGCCAGAGTGTAG ACGAAGACATTGAGCTTCCAGATTTGGATTACCTGCGGACCATGACGCACATAGTCTTTGTAGACTTCGATAACTGGTCAAACTTTTTTGGTCATCTACCAGGGCATCTGAACCAAGGAACATTTATCTGGGGCTTTCAAG gAGGAAACACCAACTGGAAGCCTCCAGTCAACTGTAAGATCTATAATTACCTGAACAGGATCGGCTGCTTCTTCCTCCATCCTCGCTGTAGTAAGAGGAAAGACGCTGCGGACTTTGCCATATGTATGCAT GCTGGCCGTCTAGATGAGCAGCTACCCAAGCAGATTCCTTTCACCATCCTCTCAGGAGATCAAGGCTTTCTGGAGCTAGAGAATCAATTTAAGAAGACTCAGAGGCCAGCACATATACTCAACCCTCACCACTTAGAGGGAGATATGATGTGTGCCTTGTTAAATAGCATATCTGACACCACCAAAG AGTGTGACAGTGATGATAACCTGGGTGTAGAAAGCGCTTCAGTGGGAGAAGAATTCAGATCTGCAGAAG